From Paenibacillus polymyxa, the proteins below share one genomic window:
- a CDS encoding YycH family regulatory protein — translation MKERLKSWTLVLLVASSLVQTYFLIYRLPGSDSVLTSETNYVKTESMGQEKKIENLVFPDRMLIHQGEKKHTVFYPGVTFYDLIYTRLESRSFNNFQRRSIQSADWARIRSENEGIELSFSGGVPVSLLERVMRLTPDSVFQGETINRIWIYIDEKNAKPHALFFSARGDVVYEANQFDMTVEDIRQHVNFGKNAPLYKLVNNQYYIPVDDLETVQPVVYAGLFTTEQMQRNLFFDPGITRNIQEKDGSQIYTDSKRSLQIKQDQRWMSYTDPSAPGADGSSPIRDVLAAVDFVNQHGGWDAAYQMKLRSSDENRTSVMFQQYYGAYPVLDTPSFRFGTISLQIQQETASVYDRSLLYLKGGEQSSKKVMLPGGETLEKQLQTVGDGKSIRDLTPVYQPELINDGLKLIPEWRVTFSDGSVAEIHAVPVTTASNTTLKKSDQETK, via the coding sequence GTGAAGGAACGTTTGAAGTCATGGACGCTTGTTTTGCTGGTAGCTTCCAGCCTGGTTCAGACTTATTTTTTGATCTACCGTCTTCCGGGCAGTGATTCTGTACTCACTTCAGAAACGAACTATGTCAAAACTGAAAGCATGGGGCAGGAGAAAAAGATTGAAAATCTTGTATTCCCTGATAGGATGCTAATTCATCAAGGTGAGAAGAAACATACCGTTTTTTATCCGGGGGTTACTTTTTACGATTTGATTTATACACGGCTGGAAAGCCGAAGTTTTAACAATTTCCAACGTCGGAGTATCCAGTCAGCGGACTGGGCACGGATTCGCAGTGAGAATGAGGGGATCGAATTATCATTTTCCGGCGGGGTTCCGGTTTCATTGCTGGAGCGGGTCATGCGTCTGACGCCGGATTCAGTATTTCAGGGGGAGACGATTAACCGCATCTGGATCTATATCGACGAAAAGAATGCCAAGCCGCACGCACTCTTTTTCAGTGCCAGAGGTGATGTGGTGTATGAGGCGAACCAGTTCGATATGACGGTAGAAGACATTCGGCAGCATGTGAATTTTGGAAAAAATGCCCCGTTGTACAAGCTGGTGAATAATCAGTATTACATTCCCGTGGATGACCTGGAGACTGTACAGCCTGTGGTATATGCCGGGTTGTTTACGACAGAACAGATGCAGCGGAATTTATTTTTCGATCCGGGCATTACGCGCAATATTCAGGAAAAAGATGGTTCACAGATTTATACAGATAGCAAGCGTAGCTTACAGATCAAGCAGGATCAACGTTGGATGAGCTATACCGATCCTAGTGCACCGGGAGCGGATGGAAGCAGCCCAATTAGGGACGTGTTGGCCGCAGTTGATTTTGTAAATCAGCATGGCGGTTGGGATGCTGCGTATCAGATGAAATTGAGAAGCAGCGATGAAAATCGCACAAGTGTGATGTTCCAGCAGTATTATGGCGCTTATCCGGTGCTGGACACGCCATCGTTCCGCTTTGGTACGATCTCCTTGCAAATCCAGCAGGAAACGGCATCTGTCTATGATCGTTCATTGCTGTATCTCAAGGGCGGGGAGCAATCATCGAAGAAAGTGATGCTGCCAGGTGGTGAGACCTTGGAGAAGCAACTGCAAACGGTAGGCGACGGCAAGTCGATTAGAGATCTGACTCCTGTATATCAGCCAGAGCTGATCAATGACGGATTGAAGCTCATCCCAGAGTGGCGTGTTACGTTCAGCGACGGTTCTGTTGCAGAGATTCATGCTGTTCCTGTAACGACAGCATCCAATACAACATTAAAAAAGTCAGACCAAGAGACAAAGTGA